In Methanobrevibacter oralis, the sequence CAGAAGAATAGGTGTTAATATGGTAAAAAAATCTGATCTTTACAAAGTAGACGGAGACAAAATTGAAAGAAAAAATCAAACTTGTCCTCGTTGTGGTGAAGGTGTATTTATGGCTAACCATGGTGACAGAGTTGCTTGTGGTAAATGTGGATACACTGAAATGAAAAAATAGATTTAATTAATTTTTTTCTTTTTTTAATTATTTTTAAGAAGGGATTCTAGTGGATAACATAAGAAATGGTCGATTTAAAACAGGTATGACTGATGAAGCTGCTGAATATACTTCTTCGCTTGAATTTGATAAAATTATTTTTGAAGCAGATATTAAAACTAATTTTGCACATACTTTAATGTTGAAAAAGCAAAATATTATTGATTCTGATATAGCAAATAATATTTTAGGAGCTTTGGATCAACTTAAAGAAGAAGGTTACGATGAATTGATTTTTGATCCATCTGTTGAAGATATTCACATGGCAATTGAAAATTATGTAACTTCTAAAATTGGTTCTGAAGCTGGATTTATGCATACTGCTAAATCTCGTAATGATCAAGTAGCTTGTGATGTTAGATTAGTTCTTCGTGATAAAATTACTGAAATTCAAATTGGTATTTTAGAATTCATTGAGGGATTAGTTGAATTTGCAGGAAATCATTTAGAAGATGTATTTATAGGTTTTACTCATTTACAACATGCACAACCGATTACAATAGCTCATCATTTAATGGCTCATGTACAATCACTTAAAAGAGATTATGAACGTTTAGAAGATACTTACAAGCGTGTTAATTTAAATCCATTAGGTTCTGCAGCTATGGCTACAACTAGTTTTCCTATTGATAGACAATTAACTACAGATTTATTGGGATTTGATGCATATCTAGAAAATTCTATGGATGGAGTTTCGGCAAGAGATTTCATATGTGAAACTACATTTGATTTAGTAAGTTTATGTACTACTTTATCTAAAATTTGTGAAGAACTTATTTTATGGAGTACTTATGAATTTGGAGTTATAGAAATGGCTGATGAATATTCATCAACATCATCTATCATGCCTCAAAAGAAAAATCCTGATGTAGCTGAACTTGCAAGGGCAAAATGTACTATTGTTAATGGGGAACTTGTAACAATTTTAACGATTTTAAAAGCTATTCCTTATACTTACAATAGGGATTTACAAGAAATTACTCCTCATTTATGGAATGCGGTTAGTGTAACTCAAGATACATTATCTATTGTTACTAAAATGTTACTTTCAGTTGAATTTAATGTTGAGAGATGTGCTAAGTTAGCTGGAAAGAATTTTGCAACAGCTACTGATTTGGCAGATATTATGGTTCGCGAAAAGAAAATACCGTTTAGAATTGCTCATAAAATTGTTGGAAGGATTGTTAACGAAGCAACTGCTAATAATCTAAGTGAAGATGATATTACTTCTAGATTTATTGATGATATTGCATGTAGTTTAGGATTTGAAAAACTAGAACTTGATGATAATTTACTTCAAAATGCTTTAAACCCTATTGAAAATGTTAAGATTAGATCTGTTGTGGGTGGTCCTGCACCTGAAATGGTTGAAATTGCTAGAAATAATATAAAATTATTTTTAAATGAAGAATTTGAGAAAAAGGGAATTTAATTAATTCTGTATCATAAATTTCATAAATCTATTCTTCATCTTCTATATAATCTAAATAGTTTTCATGTATTTCTCTAGCTAAGTTTTCATCACCTTCAATAATAGGTCCTGTGTAATCACAGTCTTGACATACCCACATTGACCAGTTTTGAGGAATAATCCATTTTACATTTCTAGATCCACATCTTGGACATAACTTAAATTGCATTTTATCACCTTATTTTGTTTTATAGAAACTCCAGATTAAATCTAATGCTTCACCAGGTTCTAGTGCTGATGAACGTGTTTCTCTAAGTATTCTTTGTATTGAGTATTTTTTCAAATGAGGATATTTTTTATGAACTTCATAAAGAAGAGGACATCCAAAGCCTTTAAACTCTTTTAATTTGAATTCTCTTATTAATGATTTTATCTCTTGTTTGCTTAGTGATAAACTTGCCGGTAGGTTTAAACGATATACTCCTTCATCTTGAAGATTTATACATTGTGTACCTGTTGCAAGCATATCTCCAAATATAATAATGGGAATTTCATTATTTTTTGCATATTCTTTAGCTAATTTTCCAGTATTTTTAGAACATTTTCCACAAGGATGAATTTTTCCCAATAACGATTCTTTAATGATTTCACCATAATCAGCTCTAATATATTCATGGGAAATATTTAATTTTTCACAAAGTAGTTTAATATTGTTTTTATACTGATTTGGAAGAATAATAGTTCCAGAATCTATTGTAATAGCTTTTGGATTAAATCCTAATTTTTTAGCTAAAATCAATGAAAAACTACTATCAACTCCACCAGAAAGAGCAACTACAGCTTCGGTATTTTCAGATTCTTCAAATTGATTTTTTTCAAAATAACTATTAAAGTCAAAAGCATACATGTTATCTAATCTATCATCAATTACTTTTTCAAGATTTTCTAAAGCATTGCTTTTTAAATCTAAGTTATGAATCGTTCTTTTAGATAATTTTAATTGATATTCTTTTGTTAAAAAATCTCCATAACTTTCAACATGTATACTAGAAAGACCTAATTTTTCTCTTAATTTACCAACAACCCATCCCCCTTTTCCAATAATAGCGGATTTATCAGGTCGATCTTCTGTTATTATCCATAATTCATTTTCATTAAAGAAAATATCTTCAATAAAAATATTTACTTTATCATGACCAATTTCATGTCTAATTGAGTTAACTTCTGATAAAATAAATTCTTTTGTATACATTATTCACCATAGAACTTTTTTTTAAATATTAAAGTAAATATTTATCTAAATTTTATTTTCTTAATACCTTTCGGTTTGTTTATCAATATTTTCTTTATTGAATATAAACGCTTTATTTAATATTATTTCATTTTAACATATTTTTATATTGATTGTTATTTATCATATTTTATTCACATATAATTGTTTAGTTATGCAACACTTTATATAAATATTTAAATAGATATTCATTAAAATTATTAACTAGGTGATAATATGGATTTTAAAAAAGCATTAATTGTTGTTATTATTTTGATAATTATAATTTGTGTTTGTGCATTTTTTTTAATGGATAATAACTCTAAAATAAAGGATAATGTAAATGTAACAAATAATACAACAAATGTTACTAACGATACAGTTAAAAAAATTTTCATTGATTTAAATGATACTTCTGTTAATCAAACTAACCAAACTAATTCCTTAAATAATTCTTCTGATGGTGGATGGGTTTGGTCTGGTCAAGCAGATGATTATATTAAAGAGTATAATGATGATATGGGAACTCATCATGTGATTTTTAAAAGTACAGGAGATCATATTCAATATATGAAGAATGGTGAAGTTTATTATAATGGGGAAAATATTACTGAAGCGTTCCATGGGGATTTTAAATAAATCCTCCCTTTTTGTAATTTTATAAAAAATTAACCATTTAATATATATACTAATAAAAAACATAACTAATTTTATCAATAAATTAATTTTATTTAAATAAAGGTTTGATAATATGGTTAGATTTTCATCATCTCTTGAAGATAGGCAGCCACAAAATAGGAAAAAAACTGCTTCACAATCAAATGAAAATGTAGATTATTCTAATTATCAAGAAATGCAACCTCAAAAAGTAATTCCTGATGATTTTGAAGTGATTCCACAGAAAAAACCTCAAAATTCAGATTATTCTATTGAAGAAGCTTTTAAAAAACCAATTTCACAATCTAGTCAAAATATTGCCTTTCCAAAGGAGGATAATATTAAGTTTGGTGTAGTATATTCTCCAAATTCTAAACCGCCTGTTATTGGAAATAATTATACAATTAGATCTAATTCGATTATTTATAATGATGTGGTAATTGGAGATAATTTTCGAACTGGACATAATGTGGTTATTCGTGAAAATACCAATATTGGAGATGATGTTTTAATTGGAACAAATACTGTAATTGAAGGGGATGTTATTATTGGTAATGATGTTTCAATTCAATCTAATGTTTATATTCCAACTAACTCTGTTATAGAAGATAATGTTTTTATTGGACCATGTGCTTGTTTTACAAATGATAAATATCCTGTAAGGATTAATTATGATTTACAAGGTCCAAAAGTAAGAAGGGGAGCTTCAATTGGGGGAAATACAACATTTTTATCTAATGTTGAGGTTGGCGAAGGAGCTATTGTAGCTGCAGGAGCTATTGTTATTCATAGTGTCCCACCATTTTATTTAGCTATTGGTACACCTGCTCGTATTAAACCACTTCCAGATCATTTAAAAGTTCCGAATAAATTTTAATTCGTATTAAATAAAACATTTATACATGCTAATTTTATATATATAATTGGAGGTACTATCATGGCTAAATGGAAATGTAAATTATGTGGTTACATTTATGATGAAGAAAAAGGGGATTTAAGTAGAAATGTTCCAGCTGGAACTCTTTTTGAAGATTTTGCACTATCCTATAAATGCCCTAAATGTGGTGCTGGAAAAACTATGTTTGAACCTTTAGAATAGTTTTATATAATAAGAATATTAAAGTAATTATAATTAAATTTTAAATATTATTACAGTTTAAGATTTTAATTAAGTATCATTATAAAATTAAATTCTAAAATTTTATATGTATTAAAATTTAATTAAAATTTAAAAATATTATGGAGATTGTTTAGTATGGCGAAATTTAAATGCAAAATTTGTGGATATGTATATGATGAAGATGTTGAGGGAACTCCATTTGCGGATCTTCCAGATGATTTTAAATGCCCAATGTGTGGGGCTTCTAAAGATTTATTTGAAGAGGTTTAGGTGATTTAAATGGCTTATATTTGTAAAGTTTGTGGATATGTATATGAAGGCGATGAATTACCAGAAGATTACATCTGCCCAGTATGTGCTGTAGGTCCTGATCAATTCGAAGAACAATAAATCATGTTCTTTTTTATATTTTTTTGAAAATTTCTTTATTTTTATATTTGACTTTTATTTTATCTGCATATTTATTAAATTGTTTAGATAAGTTTGTATTGTTTTTAGATATAACAGAATATATTACTTTATTTGAATAATCTTTATCAATAATTATTAAATTATTATTTCTAACTTCATTATCAACAAGTTTAATATTTGAATATTCAAAAATAAAATCGTAAACATCATAATATTCTACTTCAATAATTACACTTTGAGCTATAGCTTCAAGAACAGCCTTACTATAAGCTCTTACAAGACCACCGGCTCCAAGTTTAATTCCACCAAAATACCTTGTTACAATTGCGGTTACATTTTTAATTTCGTTTTTTTTTAAAACATTAATCATAGGTTTACCTGCAGTTCCAGCAGGTTCACCATCATCATCAAAACCTTCTCCATCATTTACAATATAAGCTACACAATTATGAGTCGCATCATTATATTGTTTATTTATTTTTTTGATGATTTCTTTACTTTCTTTTTTAGTATTAGTTGGAAATAAACTGCAAATAAAGTGTGATTTCTTGATATTTATTTCACTTTTCACTGATTTAGCTATTGTTTTCATACTATCTATAATATTTATATAACTTATTAAATATATTATAGTTAATTAACTTATCAAGGTGTTATTATTGACAAGTAGGTCTGCTACAGTATTGGTAATTTTTATAGTTGCAATTGTTGCTTTTTGTTTAGCTAGTGTTTTTGCATCTATGACTGGTCAAATTTCTATTTTACCAAATGAAACATCTAATAATACAACTATTGAAAATTTAACGAATAGTGATGATGGATTTAACTATCAAAGTTATGGTTCACAAGATATTTCATCATACGAGGGTAAAAATCAAGAAGTTCATTATGATACATCCAATGATGATTCAGATGATGATGGTTCCAGTTCTGATTCTAATTCAGACAGTCAAACTACTAAACCAAAATCTCCGGATGATTCTTCAAGTAATGATGTAGAAAAGGAGACTAATCTTGAGGATGATTAAAATTAATAAGTTTAATTTTAGAAATCTAACAATTTTTCAATATCAAAAAGTACAGAATTAATAGATAAACTAAATAGTCTTTTTCCATAGATTTCATCTACATAAACACCATTTTCCTCAACATCTCTTGCCCCTTCATCTATATTAGAATCATTTTCACGTGCTTTTTTAAAACCATATAAACCAACTTCTTCATATTCATTAACATTTGCTTGGTTTACAACTTCTGCTTCGTTAAGGATACCTAAAACTTTAGCCATTGAAAGTTCACCACTTCCAGCATGAGGACCTTCAGAGGTGATAACTTTATTGTTTAAAATAATTGCCAGATTTGTTTTTTCTTCAATATGCCATAATTCAGTTAAAATTGGAATATTACCTCCATGAGCATTAACAATAACAACTTTTTCAATATTTAAGAATTTTTTAGCGGAATTTAAAGTATTAATGATATTATCTTTTAATTCATCAAGGGAAACATGTACTCCATGATCAATTTCATCTAATTCATAAGCAGGATAGATAATTCCTAAAAATTTAGCTCCACTTTCAAGTGATGACTGTAATGCAATATGAGCAGCTATTTTTGCATCAGTATCAATTGGTAAAGCAGGGCCATGGTTTTCTAGATGGGATCCAAGAGCTATTATTCCGACTTTATGAACTCTTGGATCTCTAATTTTCCCAGCACGATATCTTAATTCAGCCATTTAATTCACCTTTTTATAATTCAAAGTTCCAAATATCATCACCGACATAATGTTTTGTTTCAATAGCTTTTCCAAAATCATTTTTAATCATTTCTTCACCACTAATCAAAGTTATTCCGATTGCTAATGGCTTTTTATGGGTTTCATCAACTATTAAAACAATATCTCCTTTTTCAACGCCTTTGTCACTATCAACAATTCCTGGACTCATAATATCAGCACCATTACTTACAAATTTTATAGCACCCATATCAACAGTTACAGTTTTACCTTTAATTTCATTAGCTAGTGCTGCTTTAAGTGTTGGGAACGGTTTTCCATCAATAATTATGATGTAAGGTTCACCATCCACTAATATAAATGAGTTATCAGTGGTTTCTAATATTTCAACATTTTTCTTATTTTGAAGCAATTTGCCATAATCTTTTAATTCATTTTTTATTTCTTTGATTTTCTTTTTTTTAAGATAATTTCTTTTTTTAACTTTTATGCTCATAATTTATCACATAATTTTTTATAAATAATAATATTAAAGTAAGAATTAATAAATTTTATTGAATATTAATATTCACAGAAACTAGGGTGTTTATGTTTTTAAGTAATGTTGTTTATATAGGTTATACTAAGATTTTTATAGGATTTGTGAACAAATTGTAAATAGGAATTAAAAATACATAAAAAAATTTATTAGGTGGGAGTGTCCGATAATTTTTGGGTAATACTTTTCATCACTTGAAATCATAAGTTTTGATTTTTGACTTTTTGTTTTATTGACTTTTTTCAAGCATTACTAATTTAACCACACATTAAATAATATGACAAAAATAAACTATCAATAGTTATTTGATTAAACAACAATCAAATATAATTAATACATTCTATTTTTTAATGACGAATAATCATTTAACATTACAAAATGAAAACTTTACTAATATTACTTTAAATTACTTATAACTATTTAAAAAATCTTTATTTTAAAATAAAAAGAAATATATTTATATTTGAAGGAATTCATAATTATTAAACATACAACAACATAAACTAACAAAAATAAATTCACTTCACGATCTAATTTTTTGTGATTTATATAATTTATTTTTTTCGATTTTAAAAAAAACTCAGATTAATTTTAAAATATAACATTGTGTTTTTTTTTGTTGTATAATAAAACTAAAATATAGGTGAAATTAAAAATGAACACTACATATCAGAGTTATTATACTTTAAAGAATCTTGGCGATAATATAGATAAAACACATGAATTTTACACATTATATTATTTATTTCAAATATTTAAAGAATTAAATCCCCATTATTTTAAAAAAAATAGAGGTTCAGACAGACCAAGGATTTATACTGCAGATATTATGTTGCCTTTTGTACAATGGGGACATTTAAATAAAATAATAAGTTGTAGAGAGTTAGAAAACTGGTGGACAAGAAACGATGACACCTGTAATTTCATTTTGGATTGCAAAAAGCCAGGAAAAAGTAGCATAAATGAGTTTATTAATGATTATGATTATTTAATCGATGAATTTGACAAATTCATTGTAGATTTTTTCTCTAAAAACTGGTTTAATGGATGGAAATATAATTTATCATGATGGTACAATACTAAAAGGATATTGTAATGATTTTAAAAAATTATATGCGGATCAACTTTATTATTTAAGAGATTTCATTTTGGAGCATCGACACGAAACTGATGAAAATGAATTATGGTTTAAAATGGAAAGATATTTCACTGAAAATGAATTAAAAGAAGACATTGAACTCCATTTTAAAAGATTTAAAAAAGATAGTGCATGCTAGTGGCATTTATATGCTAGAATCAATCTTTAAACGAAAAAACAGTTTGAAAAAAGTATTATTAAAAATCAAACACATGGAAGAAAATGTAAAAGGAAATCAACCTATCAGTATTGTAGACCCTGAAACACATCACATTCTTGATAAAAATAACAAATGGGGATTTAATTATAATTTTCAAGCAGGAGTGGATGATAAATATGGAATGATAGTAGTACACTACATTACACAAAGCGCAAATGATAAAAAAGAACTATTAATAACTGTAAAAGAATTAAATGAACGATTACACAATGATAAGTACGTCATAGTTGTTGATCATGGATATTGGCATTTAAAAAGTTTAAAAAAAATTTATAACTCGCCCACAACCATAATAATACCTGATAGAGCATCAGCAACACGTAAAAAAGAAAAAATTAATGAAAACATAAAAGAAAACACTAATCAGAAAAACAATGAAAAAGAAAAATAAAAAAAATATAATTTCATTAAAGATTGGGAAAAAGACATTTATATAGAGTAAATGATGAATTAACACAATATACAATCACACACAACATTAAAAAAATACACAAACATATGGCTGTTAATGTACTAAAAACCATATTAAATTTAATTAAACAAGAAAAAACAAAGCATAAAAATGTAAATATAAAGCTACATATAACTGTTTTACCTAATTTGGTTTGTTATAACATATAGTTATTAATGTAATAACAATAATTCAATGTATTTTTCTTTATTAAGTTTCATAGAATAATTAATCTGTGTATTTATCCTATTTTTAAAATGGTAAAAAGAACAGTTGCAAAATAATTTAAATACTTGAATATTACAATATAATTCTGTTATTATTGAATAAACATGTTTTTTATTAAAATAGGATATCAATCCTAAACATTTATATACTAGTGTGGCTATAATTAATAATATTAGTTTTAATTAGGTTTTGTCTTATCTTAACTTGATTATATTATGTCTAATATGAAATGAGTAATTGTTTTAATGATTATTTGTTTTAAAATTTTAAAATTCAAATTATTGTAATATAGGGTGATATGATGAGCGGACAAAATGTTCAAAGACCACTTGATGCGTTAGGAAAATCTGTGAATTCTCCAGTTTTAATAAAACTCAAAGGAGATCGTGAATTTAGAGGCATACTTAAGAGCTTTGATTTACACATGAATTTAGTTCTTAACGATGCAGAAGAGTTACAAGACGGTGAAGTCACTAGAAGACTTGGTGTTGTTCTCATTAGAGGAGACAATATTGTTTATATTTCACCATAAATATTATTCAATAATTGTTTATTTCAAGATAATTTTAGTAATGACTAATTTAGGGAGGTGTATCGATGTCGAAAGGTACTCCATCAATGGGTAAAAAGAATAAAAAAACCCATATTAGATGTCGAAGATGTGGAAAAAACACTTATCACATTCGTAAGAAAGTCTGTGCTTCTTGTGGATTTGGGAAATCAAAAAAATTAAGAAGGTACAGCTGGCAAAATAAAAAACCAACTACTAGAAAAAGATTAGTTTAAGTTGGTTGTTATGAAGATTATTTAATTAATCTTCAATTAAATCTATTTTTTTTAAATAATTTTACTAAAAATATTATTTTAGACTTTTTTTCAAATCAATTAATTTAAATAAGATTAAAAATAATTGATTATTGTATATAAATTATAATGGAGGTCATTTAATGGTATCTATGAATGATATTTTTTTAAAAGAAAATATGAATTTAGATGAATATTTAATATTAACTCGTGAAAAGGGTGATGTATTAGCTATTAAAACTAAATACATTGGAATTAAACAAAGACAAGATCGTATGATGAGTATTAACTTTAATGTTAGTCCTCCACAGATGAAAGAAATCGAAGGATTTTTTGAAGGTACTAATGATTTTGATACACTATATTATGATATAAGTCAAACTGGTTTCGTTCCAGTTAATTTTCGAGGAATGTCTTCTGTAACAAGAAATGTTGGTGCAGATAATGACACAATTTTTTCATTGTCTATTCTTTTAGAACCAGTTAATGATGTACCGAAGGATTCTTATATCGAACCAGTTTGTGAATGTTGTGTATTTCATCATATTCAATAAAATGGGGGATTTTTTCTGCCAAATAACGAAATAAATTCTTATATTACATTTACTAAAATGAGATCTGGCGATAAAATTCAGATTGAACAGAAATATGTTCAAATTAGAGAAGGTCAAAATAAAATCATGGCTTTAAGTTACAAAGCACCCTTATTTGAAACTGTTGAACTTGAGAGATTTTTTGATGGCTTAAACGCTTCTGAAAAAATTCAATTAGATATTGGAGGTACTGGTGATTTTGGTGTAAGCTTTAGAGGTTTAATTGAAGGTAAAGAAAAAAACTTTAGTCGAAATATTGACCATAAAATTTTATTATTAGAAGAATATAAGTGTCCTAAAAAAGGGGAATATGTTAATATAAAGAGATATTCTAAATTTGTTCCTAAAAATCAACAACAAACTTAAGTGGAGTTTAATTATACTAATTCCACTTCATCTTCTATTGCTTCCCATAATTCAGGAGCCCAACTTTGTTTAGCATTAATTACCATATCTAAAAGTCTTATTTTTCCATCTTTAAATCTAAATATTCTGTAATCTTGTTGTGGTTTTTTCTCACTACCTTCTTTATTACAATCAAGGTATATTCCTTCATCATAATTTTCTTCGAAATCACCGGATTTTACGAAATCTCCAACAAGTGAATAACCATTCCTTACAC encodes:
- a CDS encoding 30S ribosomal protein S27ae, which produces MVKKSDLYKVDGDKIERKNQTCPRCGEGVFMANHGDRVACGKCGYTEMKK
- a CDS encoding 50S ribosomal protein L37e — protein: MSKGTPSMGKKNKKTHIRCRRCGKNTYHIRKKVCASCGFGKSKKLRRYSWQNKKPTTRKRLV
- a CDS encoding 7-cyano-7-deazaguanine synthase, encoding MYTKEFILSEVNSIRHEIGHDKVNIFIEDIFFNENELWIITEDRPDKSAIIGKGGWVVGKLREKLGLSSIHVESYGDFLTKEYQLKLSKRTIHNLDLKSNALENLEKVIDDRLDNMYAFDFNSYFEKNQFEESENTEAVVALSGGVDSSFSLILAKKLGFNPKAITIDSGTIILPNQYKNNIKLLCEKLNISHEYIRADYGEIIKESLLGKIHPCGKCSKNTGKLAKEYAKNNEIPIIIFGDMLATGTQCINLQDEGVYRLNLPASLSLSKQEIKSLIREFKLKEFKGFGCPLLYEVHKKYPHLKKYSIQRILRETRSSALEPGEALDLIWSFYKTK
- a CDS encoding DUF1947 domain-containing protein yields the protein MSIKVKKRNYLKKKKIKEIKNELKDYGKLLQNKKNVEILETTDNSFILVDGEPYIIIIDGKPFPTLKAALANEIKGKTVTVDMGAIKFVSNGADIMSPGIVDSDKGVEKGDIVLIVDETHKKPLAIGITLISGEEMIKNDFGKAIETKHYVGDDIWNFEL
- the arfB gene encoding 2-amino-5-formylamino-6-ribosylaminopyrimidin-4(3H)-one 5'-monophosphate deformylase encodes the protein MAELRYRAGKIRDPRVHKVGIIALGSHLENHGPALPIDTDAKIAAHIALQSSLESGAKFLGIIYPAYELDEIDHGVHVSLDELKDNIINTLNSAKKFLNIEKVVIVNAHGGNIPILTELWHIEEKTNLAIILNNKVITSEGPHAGSGELSMAKVLGILNEAEVVNQANVNEYEEVGLYGFKKARENDSNIDEGARDVEENGVYVDEIYGKRLFSLSINSVLFDIEKLLDF
- a CDS encoding LSm family protein → MSGQNVQRPLDALGKSVNSPVLIKLKGDREFRGILKSFDLHMNLVLNDAEELQDGEVTRRLGVVLIRGDNIVYISP
- a CDS encoding YigZ family protein, whose translation is MKTIAKSVKSEINIKKSHFICSLFPTNTKKESKEIIKKINKQYNDATHNCVAYIVNDGEGFDDDGEPAGTAGKPMINVLKKNEIKNVTAIVTRYFGGIKLGAGGLVRAYSKAVLEAIAQSVIIEVEYYDVYDFIFEYSNIKLVDNEVRNNNLIIIDKDYSNKVIYSVISKNNTNLSKQFNKYADKIKVKYKNKEIFKKI
- a CDS encoding rubredoxin; this translates as MAKFKCKICGYVYDEDVEGTPFADLPDDFKCPMCGASKDLFEEV
- a CDS encoding rubredoxin, coding for MAKWKCKLCGYIYDEEKGDLSRNVPAGTLFEDFALSYKCPKCGAGKTMFEPLE
- a CDS encoding rubredoxin-like domain-containing protein → MAYICKVCGYVYEGDELPEDYICPVCAVGPDQFEEQ
- the argH gene encoding argininosuccinate lyase, whose protein sequence is MDNIRNGRFKTGMTDEAAEYTSSLEFDKIIFEADIKTNFAHTLMLKKQNIIDSDIANNILGALDQLKEEGYDELIFDPSVEDIHMAIENYVTSKIGSEAGFMHTAKSRNDQVACDVRLVLRDKITEIQIGILEFIEGLVEFAGNHLEDVFIGFTHLQHAQPITIAHHLMAHVQSLKRDYERLEDTYKRVNLNPLGSAAMATTSFPIDRQLTTDLLGFDAYLENSMDGVSARDFICETTFDLVSLCTTLSKICEELILWSTYEFGVIEMADEYSSTSSIMPQKKNPDVAELARAKCTIVNGELVTILTILKAIPYTYNRDLQEITPHLWNAVSVTQDTLSIVTKMLLSVEFNVERCAKLAGKNFATATDLADIMVREKKIPFRIAHKIVGRIVNEATANNLSEDDITSRFIDDIACSLGFEKLELDDNLLQNALNPIENVKIRSVVGGPAPEMVEIARNNIKLFLNEEFEKKGI
- a CDS encoding acyltransferase, which codes for MSQSSQNIAFPKEDNIKFGVVYSPNSKPPVIGNNYTIRSNSIIYNDVVIGDNFRTGHNVVIRENTNIGDDVLIGTNTVIEGDVIIGNDVSIQSNVYIPTNSVIEDNVFIGPCACFTNDKYPVRINYDLQGPKVRRGASIGGNTTFLSNVEVGEGAIVAAGAIVIHSVPPFYLAIGTPARIKPLPDHLKVPNKF